In the Sarcophilus harrisii chromosome 1, mSarHar1.11, whole genome shotgun sequence genome, one interval contains:
- the HIGD1A gene encoding HIG1 domain family member 1A, mitochondrial, with protein sequence MSTDSDITLSTYDETSGSKLARKAKEAPFVPIGMAGFAAIVAYGLYKLKHRGNTKMSVHLIHMRVGAQGFVVGAMTIGMLYSMYREYWAKPKP encoded by the exons ATGTCAACAGACAGTGATATTACTCTCTCCACTTATGATGAGACATCTGGATCAAAACTTGCCCGAAAAGCTAAAGAGGCACCATTTGTCCCAATTG GAATGGCAGGCTTTGCAGCTATTGTTGCATAtggattatacaaactgaaacaCAGAGGGAATACTAAAATGTCTGTCCACCTTATTCATATGCGTGTGGGAGCTCAGGGCTTTGTAGTAGGAGCAATGACTATTG gtaTGCTGTACTCCATGTATCGGGAATATTGGGCAAAACCCAAACCTTAG